One part of the Thermococcus litoralis DSM 5473 genome encodes these proteins:
- a CDS encoding PIN domain-containing protein, with protein MEKIIEKPELQILINLIQMRGRIRVSSPLYNIPLLEAFPYRERYKIRVLAKEDEFHKVLRGKERYLYDLSTYRDFYECFLSSGIVNYANIDEFQEKLNAYKSLTKRIIFAPDTNLLYHAFLSKLKGAEGIQIAIVDLVKKEIENSMNFKYKPAQLKELRKILHNSHLLQEFSNRRMKKSRKAAYIALKEYEKIKDKIIEVKSIDEKANTNDELIIKTLKEFDKNTPALVVLLTADIAMTDIAKLEGVEYFLFEYPHEELSEHYATGYQLRTLIFNLAAVFGVIEMNNVLLFGEFRGKTGLNELKLIFKKDIHQEFHFHWNLCRRLMELKIEG; from the coding sequence ATGGAAAAGATTATAGAGAAGCCAGAGCTCCAGATACTCATCAACTTAATCCAGATGAGAGGCAGAATAAGAGTGAGCAGCCCCCTCTACAACATTCCGCTTTTAGAGGCGTTTCCCTACAGAGAAAGGTACAAAATAAGAGTGTTAGCCAAAGAAGACGAATTTCATAAAGTACTTCGAGGAAAAGAAAGGTATCTATATGATCTTTCCACATACAGAGACTTTTATGAGTGCTTCCTTTCCAGTGGAATCGTAAACTACGCAAACATTGATGAGTTCCAAGAAAAGCTTAACGCATATAAGAGCCTCACGAAAAGAATAATCTTTGCCCCGGATACCAACCTATTGTACCATGCGTTTTTATCCAAGCTCAAGGGAGCGGAGGGAATCCAGATAGCAATAGTGGATTTAGTAAAGAAGGAAATAGAAAACTCAATGAACTTCAAGTACAAACCAGCACAACTAAAAGAGCTGAGGAAAATTCTCCACAATTCGCATTTGCTCCAAGAATTTAGCAACAGGAGGATGAAGAAATCGAGGAAAGCTGCGTACATAGCCCTAAAAGAATACGAAAAGATAAAAGACAAAATAATAGAGGTAAAAAGCATTGATGAAAAGGCAAACACAAACGACGAACTGATAATAAAGACCTTGAAGGAATTCGATAAAAACACCCCAGCACTCGTAGTTCTCTTAACGGCAGATATCGCAATGACTGACATAGCAAAACTTGAAGGAGTTGAATATTTTCTCTTTGAATATCCCCACGAAGAGCTAAGCGAACACTACGCAACCGGCTATCAGCTGAGGACCCTAATCTTCAATTTGGCGGCAGTTTTTGGTGTTATAGAAATGAACAACGTGCTTTTGTTTGGCGAATTTAGGGGAAAAACTGGGCTAAACGAATTGAAGTTAATCTTCAAGAAGGACATACATCAAGAGTTTCATTTCCACTGGAACTTGTGCAGAAGGCTGATGGAATTGAAAATTGAAGGGTAG